One Betaproteobacteria bacterium DNA segment encodes these proteins:
- a CDS encoding xanthine dehydrogenase family protein molybdopterin-binding subunit, with protein MFKPITAETKQQAMTRREFLVRSTVIAGSGFFSIGMPGLLAGKNAEAAMATPAYTPAIWFTITPDGKTTMHIVKAEMGQHIGTGLAQVIAEELEVRWEDVRLDAPLESVENFSIYGLAYTVNSGSVTTEFDRIARAGAAGRIALVEAGASVLNAKLADCFAESGRVIDKASGRSAGYGEILQKVKIDRKFAYPDDLKGITLKDPSQYKIIGKSFAALDIPPKTNGQAKYGIDVFLPNMAYGALVMPRSRYAAKVLSVDDSEAKKIPGFIKAVRIDDSMGKCTGWVVAVADKFPTAMKAAKALKVKWDAGPYASLGSAELLEQYKQLSKDEKQSAAWVLEGDVDQGFGNAEKVMEVEYTTDMVCHATMEPLNATVQQTNGEWHVHIGTQSTSFARMTLTAYLAKVLKKKPEDLKVFVHQYLVGGGFGGKQDYDDILAAAYCVKETGRPVKLIHTRETNFATSFARTPTYHKVKAGIKNGELVAMNQDIVCGWMGARFGVGKKYGSDWLQLDSWDAKKQDIDQWSIGGSDHWYYVKNHRVRAWNHEATTWAVQASALRTVSNSYNIFVVESFMDEVALAAGRDPLEFRLSMLNGKGGNRGIPNTGYPAGTGSDYYMDQLWISLPWTKEGSWPVYESGTVGGALRLANCLRVAAGKSGYGTKKLPPNTGMGIAVTAAEERQSPTWVAGVAEVTVDPVTGKFSINKITIAMDPGIAVNPRNIEAQIRGSALWGASQIMSEKLTLKNGSFEQSNFHEYVPIRLAQVPEIDVTIIQSNHHPSGVGEPASTIVAPAVANAIANAVGARVRHMPISPEAVLAAMKSKA; from the coding sequence ATGTTTAAACCAATCACGGCTGAGACAAAACAGCAGGCCATGACGCGGCGCGAATTCCTGGTCCGCTCCACGGTAATCGCCGGCAGCGGCTTTTTCAGCATCGGCATGCCGGGACTGCTTGCCGGCAAGAATGCCGAAGCGGCGATGGCCACACCGGCCTACACGCCGGCGATCTGGTTCACCATCACGCCGGACGGCAAGACCACAATGCACATCGTCAAGGCCGAGATGGGCCAGCATATCGGCACGGGCCTGGCACAGGTGATTGCCGAGGAGCTGGAAGTCAGATGGGAGGACGTGCGCCTCGACGCGCCGCTAGAGAGCGTGGAGAATTTCTCGATCTACGGCCTCGCGTACACCGTCAACAGCGGCAGCGTGACCACCGAGTTCGATCGCATCGCGCGCGCAGGCGCCGCGGGTCGCATCGCGCTGGTGGAAGCGGGCGCCAGCGTGCTCAACGCCAAGCTTGCCGACTGCTTTGCGGAATCGGGCCGCGTGATCGACAAAGCCTCCGGCCGATCGGCGGGCTACGGCGAGATCCTGCAGAAGGTGAAGATCGACCGCAAGTTTGCCTACCCGGACGATCTCAAGGGCATCACGCTCAAGGATCCCAGCCAGTACAAGATCATCGGCAAGTCGTTTGCCGCGCTGGACATTCCGCCGAAGACCAATGGCCAGGCCAAGTACGGCATCGACGTCTTCCTGCCGAACATGGCCTACGGCGCGCTGGTCATGCCACGCAGCCGTTATGCGGCAAAGGTGTTGAGCGTCGACGATTCGGAAGCGAAAAAGATTCCGGGCTTCATCAAGGCGGTCAGGATCGACGACTCGATGGGAAAATGCACGGGCTGGGTGGTTGCCGTTGCCGACAAGTTTCCGACCGCGATGAAGGCAGCCAAGGCGCTGAAAGTGAAATGGGACGCGGGTCCTTACGCGAGCCTCGGCTCGGCGGAACTGCTCGAACAATACAAGCAGCTTTCGAAGGACGAGAAGCAGAGCGCAGCGTGGGTGCTGGAAGGCGATGTCGACCAGGGTTTCGGCAATGCTGAGAAAGTGATGGAGGTGGAATACACCACCGACATGGTATGCCACGCCACCATGGAGCCGCTGAACGCCACGGTGCAGCAGACCAACGGCGAATGGCATGTCCACATCGGTACGCAGAGCACGTCTTTTGCGCGCATGACCTTGACGGCCTACCTTGCCAAAGTGCTGAAGAAGAAACCGGAGGATCTCAAGGTATTCGTGCACCAGTATCTGGTGGGCGGCGGTTTCGGCGGCAAGCAGGACTACGACGACATCCTGGCGGCGGCCTATTGCGTCAAGGAAACCGGCCGCCCGGTCAAGCTGATCCATACGCGCGAAACCAATTTCGCAACCAGCTTCGCGCGCACGCCGACGTATCACAAGGTCAAGGCGGGCATCAAGAACGGCGAACTGGTGGCGATGAACCAGGACATCGTATGCGGCTGGATGGGCGCGCGCTTCGGCGTCGGTAAGAAGTATGGGTCCGACTGGCTGCAACTCGATTCCTGGGATGCAAAGAAGCAGGACATCGACCAGTGGTCCATCGGCGGCAGCGATCACTGGTATTACGTGAAGAACCACCGCGTGCGCGCCTGGAACCACGAGGCGACCACCTGGGCGGTGCAGGCCAGCGCGCTGCGCACGGTGTCCAATTCCTACAACATTTTCGTCGTCGAGTCCTTCATGGACGAGGTGGCGTTGGCGGCGGGGCGCGATCCGCTCGAGTTCCGGCTGTCGATGTTGAACGGCAAAGGCGGCAATCGCGGCATTCCCAACACCGGCTATCCGGCTGGAACCGGTTCCGATTACTACATGGACCAGCTCTGGATTTCCCTGCCCTGGACGAAGGAAGGGTCCTGGCCGGTCTATGAGTCGGGCACGGTCGGCGGCGCGCTACGGCTCGCCAATTGTCTGCGGGTGGCGGCCGGCAAGTCGGGTTACGGCACCAAGAAGCTTCCACCCAATACCGGCATGGGCATCGCGGTCACTGCCGCGGAGGAACGCCAGAGCCCGACCTGGGTGGCAGGCGTGGCGGAAGTCACCGTCGATCCGGTGACCGGCAAGTTCAGCATCAACAAAATTACCATCGCCATGGATCCCGGCATCGCGGTCAATCCGAGGAACATCGAGGCGCAGATCCGCGGATCGGCGCTCTGGGGTGCGAGCCAGATCATGTCCGAAAAGTTGACGCTGAAGAACGGCAGCTTCGAGCAGAGCAATTTTCACGAGTACGTGCCGATCCGGCTGGCACAGGTTCCGGAGATCGATGTCACAATCATCCAGTCGAACCATCATCCGAGCGGTGTGGGCGAACCGGCATCCACGATCGTGGCGCCGGCGGTGGCAAACGCAATCGCCAATGCGGTGGGTGCGCGCGTGAGGCATATGCCGATTTCACCTGAAGCAGTGCTTGCGGCGATGAAGAGCAAGGCTTGA
- a CDS encoding (2Fe-2S)-binding protein produces MPKLSINGQSYFTDSPPDTPLLWVIREDLRLTGTKFGCGMGLCGSCTVHVDGQPVRSCQVKVGDVENALVTTIEGLDPADAHPVQKAWIEAQVPQCGYCQSGQIMQAAALLAVNPNPTREEIVSHMNGNLCRCATYSRIVGAVHRAAEMMKEGANHV; encoded by the coding sequence ATGCCGAAACTCAGCATCAACGGTCAAAGTTATTTCACCGATTCGCCGCCCGATACGCCGCTCCTGTGGGTCATCCGCGAGGATTTGAGACTCACGGGCACCAAGTTCGGATGCGGAATGGGACTGTGCGGTTCCTGTACCGTGCATGTCGACGGGCAGCCCGTGCGCTCGTGCCAGGTCAAGGTCGGTGATGTGGAAAACGCGCTCGTCACCACCATCGAGGGGCTCGATCCGGCGGATGCGCATCCGGTGCAGAAAGCCTGGATCGAAGCGCAGGTTCCGCAATGCGGCTACTGTCAGTCCGGCCAGATCATGCAGGCGGCCGCGCTGCTTGCCGTCAATCCCAATCCCACCCGCGAGGAAATCGTGTCGCACATGAACGGCAACCTGTGCCGCTGCGCCACGTACTCGCGGATCGTCGGCGCCGTGCATCGCGCCGCCGAGATGATGAAGGAGGGCGCCAATCATGTTTAA
- the dctP gene encoding TRAP transporter substrate-binding protein DctP: MDRRSFLKQASTGAAAAGATLAAPAIAQSEPAVRWRMASSFPKSLDNIFGGAETLAARLRALTGGKFEIRIFAAGELVPGFEVLNACEQGTVECGQTQGYYFIGKNKAFAFDSALPFGLTSRMHNAWLYFGGGLELVRELYREHNTILFPAGNTGAQMGGWWRSEFGSVADLKGRKVRIPGIASEIMARLGAVPQAIPGSDIYPALEKGTIDAAEWVGPYDDEKLGFYRVAPHYYFPGWWEGCSGLSFIVNLKEWEKLPQSYREAFEMAAAEANVRMVAAYDAKNPPALARLVQQGVKLHPFPKDVMVAAIKAAHDIYDEEAAANPVFRRFYQSWKAFRYAQYQWFRIAEAPFSNFMAGQRLPYK, translated from the coding sequence ATGGACAGACGATCGTTTCTCAAGCAGGCGTCGACCGGCGCAGCCGCAGCCGGGGCAACGCTGGCAGCGCCGGCCATTGCCCAGTCCGAACCCGCAGTGCGATGGCGCATGGCGTCGAGTTTTCCGAAGAGCCTCGACAACATATTCGGCGGTGCGGAAACGCTGGCAGCGCGGCTGCGCGCGCTGACCGGCGGCAAATTCGAGATTCGAATATTTGCGGCGGGCGAACTGGTGCCCGGCTTCGAGGTCCTGAACGCCTGCGAGCAGGGTACGGTCGAGTGCGGACAGACGCAGGGTTACTATTTCATCGGCAAGAACAAGGCCTTCGCCTTCGACAGCGCGCTGCCCTTCGGCCTGACCTCGCGCATGCACAACGCCTGGCTTTACTTCGGCGGCGGCCTGGAACTCGTGCGCGAGCTGTACCGCGAGCACAACACGATTCTTTTTCCGGCCGGCAACACCGGCGCGCAGATGGGCGGCTGGTGGCGCAGCGAGTTCGGCAGCGTGGCCGATCTCAAGGGCAGGAAAGTGCGCATACCGGGCATTGCGAGCGAGATCATGGCGCGGCTCGGCGCGGTGCCACAGGCCATTCCCGGCAGCGATATCTATCCGGCGCTGGAGAAGGGCACCATCGATGCCGCCGAATGGGTCGGCCCCTACGACGACGAAAAACTCGGCTTTTACCGCGTGGCGCCGCACTACTATTTTCCAGGCTGGTGGGAAGGCTGTTCCGGCCTGTCGTTCATCGTCAATCTGAAGGAATGGGAAAAGCTGCCGCAGTCCTACCGCGAAGCCTTCGAGATGGCGGCCGCCGAGGCCAACGTGCGCATGGTTGCCGCCTACGATGCAAAGAATCCGCCGGCGCTCGCGCGCCTCGTGCAGCAAGGCGTAAAGCTGCACCCCTTTCCGAAGGACGTCATGGTCGCCGCGATCAAGGCCGCGCATGACATTTACGACGAAGAGGCGGCGGCGAATCCGGTGTTTCGCCGCTTTTACCAATCGTGGAAGGCGTTTCGCTATGCGCAGTATCAGTGGTTCCGCATCGCAGAGGCGCCGTTCAGCAATTTCATGGCAGGCCAACGCCTGCCCTATAAATGA
- a CDS encoding TRAP transporter large permease subunit, which translates to MIQWLVEFIGPLMFAGLVAFLLLGYPVAFALAAIGLLFGLLGIELGLLHPSLLQALPQRIYGIMQNDTLLAIPFFTFMGLVLERSGMAEDLLETLGQLFGPLRGGLAYAVIFVGALLAATTGVVAASVIAMGLISLPIMLRYGYDKRLATGVIAASGTLAQIIPPSLVLIVMADQLGKSIGDLYRGALLPGLMLTGMYAVYVLVVSMVRPGAAPALPLSARTLHGAQLLRRALLSMIPPVLLIFLVLGTIFLGVATPTEGGAMGACGALVLAALRRRLTMSILRQSMDTTAKLSCFVMFILIGSTVFGLVFRGVNGDLWVEHLLTALPGGAIGFLIAVNVMVFLLAFFLDYFELAFIIVPLLAPVADKLGIDLVWFGVLLSVNMQTSFLHPPFGFALFYLRSVAPREVRTADIYRGAIPFVCIQLLMVGLLIAFPQLGAVAHRDLGADSAMRLEIPVSDDFDSAPAIFEARPEDFENYGRGATASATEPESK; encoded by the coding sequence TTGATCCAGTGGCTGGTGGAATTCATCGGACCGCTGATGTTCGCGGGACTGGTCGCCTTTTTGCTGCTGGGTTACCCGGTCGCGTTCGCGCTGGCGGCAATCGGCCTGTTGTTCGGCCTCCTCGGCATCGAACTGGGACTGTTGCATCCGAGTCTGCTGCAGGCGTTGCCGCAGCGGATCTACGGGATCATGCAGAACGACACGCTGCTGGCGATTCCGTTCTTCACATTCATGGGTCTGGTGCTCGAGCGCAGCGGCATGGCCGAGGATCTGCTCGAAACCCTTGGGCAGCTGTTCGGCCCGCTGCGCGGCGGTCTCGCCTACGCGGTGATTTTCGTAGGGGCGTTGCTCGCTGCCACCACCGGCGTGGTTGCAGCCTCCGTCATCGCCATGGGACTCATTTCGCTGCCGATCATGCTGCGCTACGGTTACGACAAACGCCTGGCGACTGGCGTGATCGCCGCGTCGGGAACGCTGGCGCAGATCATCCCGCCATCGCTGGTGCTGATCGTGATGGCCGATCAGCTCGGCAAGTCCATCGGCGATCTGTATCGCGGCGCCCTGCTGCCGGGACTGATGCTTACCGGGATGTATGCGGTGTATGTGCTGGTCGTAAGCATGGTGCGTCCCGGAGCGGCCCCCGCGCTGCCGCTGTCTGCACGCACGCTGCATGGCGCGCAGCTTCTGCGGCGTGCGCTGCTGTCGATGATTCCGCCGGTCCTGCTGATCTTCCTGGTCCTGGGGACGATATTCCTCGGTGTGGCGACACCGACCGAAGGCGGAGCGATGGGAGCATGCGGCGCATTGGTGCTGGCGGCGCTGCGGCGGCGGTTGACGATGTCGATATTGCGCCAGTCGATGGACACGACAGCGAAGCTCTCCTGTTTTGTCATGTTCATCCTCATCGGCTCGACCGTGTTCGGGCTGGTATTCCGCGGCGTCAACGGCGACCTCTGGGTCGAGCACCTGCTTACCGCGCTGCCGGGCGGGGCGATCGGTTTTCTGATCGCGGTCAACGTGATGGTGTTTCTGCTGGCGTTTTTCCTCGACTACTTCGAACTCGCCTTCATCATCGTCCCGCTGCTGGCACCGGTGGCGGACAAGCTGGGTATCGACCTGGTGTGGTTCGGCGTGCTGCTCAGCGTGAACATGCAGACCTCTTTCCTGCATCCTCCCTTCGGCTTCGCCTTGTTCTATCTTCGCAGCGTAGCGCCGCGCGAAGTCAGGACTGCGGACATCTACCGTGGCGCGATTCCGTTTGTCTGCATCCAGTTGCTGATGGTCGGGCTGCTGATCGCGTTTCCGCAACTGGGCGCGGTCGCACACCGGGACCTGGGTGCGGACAGCGCGATGCGTCTGGAGATTCCAGTCAGCGACGACTTCGATTCGGCACCTGCGATCTTCGAAGCGCGGCCCGAGGATTTCGAGAACTACGGCCGTGGCGCCACGGCGAGCGCGACTGAACCGGAAAGCAAATGA
- a CDS encoding TRAP transporter small permease subunit: MDFWLRLSGLIDTLNRRVGVCASWLILAMTIISALNAVTRKFLNLSSNAFLEIQWYLFAAVFLLVAGYTLLGNEHVRVDIVNTHLRTRVRIGIEILGTLFFLFPFTLMVLWYGWPYFVVSFASREISLNAGGLILWPVKLLIPAGFLLLFLQGVSQFIKLVAALGGRLDPEPLIERHSPQEDEVNALLRKQSGGGSAS, from the coding sequence ATGGACTTCTGGCTTCGCCTGTCTGGCCTGATCGACACTTTGAACCGGCGCGTGGGTGTCTGCGCGAGCTGGCTGATTCTGGCCATGACGATCATCAGCGCGCTGAACGCCGTCACGCGCAAGTTCCTGAATCTGAGTTCCAACGCATTCCTCGAAATCCAGTGGTATCTGTTCGCGGCCGTGTTCCTGCTTGTCGCGGGGTACACGCTGCTCGGCAACGAACACGTGCGTGTCGATATCGTCAACACCCACCTGCGCACAAGGGTGCGCATAGGGATCGAGATCCTCGGCACCTTGTTTTTCCTGTTCCCGTTCACGCTGATGGTGCTGTGGTACGGATGGCCTTACTTCGTCGTGTCTTTCGCCAGTCGTGAAATCTCGCTGAATGCCGGAGGCCTGATCCTGTGGCCGGTGAAATTATTGATCCCGGCCGGTTTCCTGCTGTTGTTTCTGCAGGGTGTGTCGCAGTTCATCAAGCTCGTCGCGGCGCTGGGAGGCCGCCTGGACCCTGAACCGCTGATCGAGCGGCACAGTCCGCAGGAGGACGAGGTGAACGCGTTGCTGCGCAAGCAATCCGGTGGCGGGAGTGCGAGTTGA